Proteins from a single region of Pyrus communis chromosome 6, drPyrComm1.1, whole genome shotgun sequence:
- the LOC137737030 gene encoding carbonic anhydrase 2-like, protein MTKDSYEDAIAGLSKLLSEKADLEGVAAAKIREITAELASAGSSDPVQRIKTGFIQFKKEKFEKDVDLYSKLATGQSPKFMVFACSDSRVCPSHILNFQPGEAFVVRNIANMVPPFDLTKYSGVGAAIEYAVLHLKVENILVIGHSCCGGIKGLMSIPDDGSTASDFIESWVKICAPAKAKIKAACSGLSFTEQCTNLEKESVNVSLANLLTYPFVREALVNKTLSLKGGYYDFVKGSFQLWDLDFKITPNLTV, encoded by the exons ATGACGAAGGACTCGTACGAGGATGCCATTGCCGGACTTTCCAAGCTCCTAAG TGAAAAAGCGGACCTCGAGGGCGTCGCCGCCGCCAAGATCAGGGAGATAACGGCTGAGCTGGCTTCGGCCGGTTCGAGCGACCCCGTCCAGAGGATCAAAACCGGGTTCATCCAATTCAAGAAGGAGAAATTCGA GAAAGATGTTGATCTGTACAGCAAACTGGCCACAGGCCAAAGCCCCAAG TTCATGGTATTTGCATGCTCGGACTCTCGAGTTTGCCCATCGCACATCCTCAATTTCCAACCAGGGGAGGCCTTTGTGGTCCGAAACATCGCCAACATGGTTCCTCCATTTGACCTG ACAAAGTACTCGGGAGTGGGGGCAGCCATTGAATATGCGGTATTGCATCTGAAG GTGGAAAATATTTTGGTGATTGGACACAGCTGCTGTGGAGGTATAAAGGGGCTCATGTCTATCCCTGATGATGGATCCACTGCTAG TGACTTCATAGAGAGCTGGGTGAAAATCTGCGCACCGGCAAAGGCCAAGATCAAAGCAGCATGCAGCGGTTTAAGTTTCACAGAGCAGTGCACCAACTTGGAGAAG GAGTCTGTGAATGTGTCATTGGCAAATTTATTGACATATCCATTTGTGAGAGAAGCGCTGGTGAACAAGACTCTGAGTCTGAAAGGCGGATACTACGATTTCGTCAAGGGCAGCTTCCAGCTTTGGGATCTTGATTTCAAAATTACACCTAATTTGACCGTATGA
- the LOC137736470 gene encoding transcription factor WER-like: MEGEYKYKKGLWTKEEDEILLDYIRVHGRGRWNRIPKVTGLRRSGKSCRLRWLNHLSPNVKRGDFSEEEEDLIIRLHNLLGNRWSLIAGRVPGRTDNQVKNYWNTHLYKKLNAIKKQQTPRKVAVVSTSKTTTHSSSAAQELAGDKLVHQHKLLEAPDSDSNSVTKSNDQNPNMDIVAAEDSNAEEEEIEWMAKHCTELLSCSSYGNMISWDMVEFQQGYHLDLL; the protein is encoded by the exons ATGGAAGGAGAATATAAGTACAAGAAGGGGTTATGGACAAAGGAGGAGGATGAGATTCTCCTGGACTACATAAGGGTACATGGAAGAGGCCGCTGGAACCGCATTCCCAAGGTCACTG GCTTAAGGAGGAGTGGGAAGAGCTGCAGGTTGAGGTGGCTCAACCATCTCAGCCCAAATGTGAAGCGCGGGGATTTttctgaggaagaagaagacctCATTATCAGACTTCACAATCTCCTTGGAAACAG GTGGTCTCTGATTGCGGGGCGTGTACCAGGAAGAACTGACAACCAAGTAAAGAACTACTGGAACACTCATTTGTACAAAAAGCTTAACGCCATAAAAAAGCAGCAGACACCTAGAAAAGTTGCTGTTGTTTCGACGTCCAAAACAACTACTCACAGCTCTTCTGCTGCTCAAGAACTGGCAGGAGACAAACTAGTACACCAACACAAACTGCTCGAGGCGCCGGACTCGGACTCAAATTCCGTCACGAAGAGTAATGATCAAAACCCAAATATGGATATTGTTGCAGCTGAGGATTCtaatgcagaagaagaagagataGAATGGATGGCCAAGCATTGTACCGAGTTGCTTTCTTGTTCTAGTTATGGCAATATGATTAGCTGGGACATGGTGGAATTTCAACAAGGATACCATCTTGACCTGTTGTAA
- the LOC137736293 gene encoding transcription factor WER-like, protein MEGEYEYKKALWTKEEDEILLDYIRVHGRGRWNRIPKVTGLRRSGKRCRLRWLNHLSPNVKRGVFSEEEEDLIIRLHNLLGNRWSLIARRVPGRTDNQVKNYWNTHLYKKLNAIKKQQTPRKVAVVSAKVNICQQSVFPKEKFCRQFRSAKHVAEFYR, encoded by the exons ATGGAAGGAGAATATGAGTACAAGAAGGCGTTATGGACAAAGGAGGAGGATGAGATTCTCCTGGACTACATAAGGGTACATGGAAGAGGCCGCTGGAACCGCATTCCCAAGGTCACCG GCTTAAGGAGGAGTGGGAAGCGCTGCAGGTTGAGGTGGCTCAACCATCTCAGCCCAAATGTGAAGCGCGGGGTTTTttctgaggaagaagaagacctCATTATCAGACTTCACAATCTCCTGGGAAACAG GTGGTCTCTGATTGCGAGGCGTGTACCAGGAAGAACTGACAACCAAGTCAAGAACTACTGGAACACTCATTTGTACAAAAAGCTTAACGCCATAAAAAAGCAGCAGACACCTAGAAAAGTTGCTGTTGTTTCGGCAAAAGTCAATATTTGTCAACAAAGTGTCTTTCccaaggaaaaattttgtcggCAATTTCGTAGCGCAAAGCATGTCGCCGAGTTTTACCGATGA
- the LOC137737777 gene encoding 2-methylene-furan-3-one reductase-like, with translation MLTTTAALTATASKLTSPNQISPRFSFTFRENNNRIAVPKSSTTQRSKLSAGFPALRVSASSQSAPASAEESKVTVLPSEMKAWVYGEYGGVDVLKFDTKVAVPELLEDQVLVKVVAAALNPVDFKRRQGKFKNTDSPLPTVPGYDVAGVVVKVGSKVKDFKEGDEVYGDIHEKALEGPKQSGSLAEYTAVEERLLAPKPKNLDFAQAASLPLAIETAYEGLEKTGFSAGKSLLVLNGAGGVGSLVIQLAKHVFGASRIAATSSTGKLELLKSLGADLAIDYTKENLEELPEKFDVVYDAIGQCDKAVKVVKEGGSVVALTGAVTPPGFRFVVTSNGAVLKKLNPYLESGKVKPVIDPKGPFPFSKLVEAFSYLETNRATGKVVIHPIE, from the exons ATGTTAACCACCACCGCCGCTCTCACCGCCACTGCTTCTAAACTCACATCCCCAAACCAAATTTCTCCCAGATTTTCCTTCACTTTCCGGGAAAATAACAACAGAATCGCAGTTCCCAAAAGCTCGACCACCCAAAGATCCAAGCTTTCAGCTGGTTTTCCCGCTCTGAGAGTGTCTGCTAGTTCCCAGTCTGCCCCTGCTTCGGCTGAGGAGTCAAAGGTCACGGTTCTGCCGTCGGAGATGAAGGCGTGGGTTTATGGGGAATACGGGGGTGTTGATGTTTTGAAGTTCGACACCAAGGTTGCGGTTCCTGAGTTGCTGGAGGACCAGGTTCTGGTTAAGGTTGTCGCTGCGGCTCTCAACCCGGTTGACTTCAAGAGGAGGCAGGGCAAGTTCAAGAACACTGATTCTCCTCTTCCG ACTGTTCCAGGCTATGATGTTGCCGGCGTGGTGGTGAAGGTTGGCAGTAAAGTGAAGGACTTTAAAGAGGGGGATGAAGTGTATGGAGACATACATGAGAAAGCTTTGGAAGGGCCTAAACAATCTGGCTCTCTTGCAGAGTACACTGCTGTTGAAGAGAGATTACTGGCACCAAAGCCTAAGAATTTGGATTTTGCTCAGGCTGCTTCACTTCCTCTTGCAATCGAGACAGCTTATGAGGGTCTTGAAAAGACCGGGTTTTCTGCCGGTAAATCTTTGCTTGTTCTGAATGGTGCTGGTGGAGTTGGAAGCCTGGTGATTCAG CTAGCAAAACATGTATTTGGAGCTTCACGAATAGCAGCCACTTCAAGCACTGGAAAGCTGGAGTTATTGAAGAGCTTGGGTGCTGATTTAGCGATCGACTACACTAAGGAGAACTTGGAAGAATTGCCGGAAAAATTTGATGTCGTCTATGATGCTATTG GTCAATGTGACAAAGCAGTGAAGGTGGTGAAAGAAGGGGGCAGTGTAGTGGCCTTAACAGGTGCAGTAACACCTCCGGGTTTCAGATTCGTAGTTACTTCCAACGGAGCAGTTCTGAAGAAACTAAACCCGTACTTGGAGAGTGGGAAGGTGAAGCCAGTGATAGACCCCAAAGGGCCCTTCCCCTTCTCCAAGCTTGTGGAGGCTTTCTCTTACCTTGAAACAAATCGGGCCACTGGAAAGGTAGTCATACATCCAATTGAATGA
- the LOC137737079 gene encoding uncharacterized protein At4g28440-like: MAEAKQGLRKPVFTKVAQLRPGTSGHTLMVKVVNTKMVLQKGRADDRQARQTRIAECLVGDETGLIIFTARNDQVDLMQEGSTITLRNAKIDMFKGSMRLAVDKWGRVEVAEPASFMVKEDNNLSLVEYELVQVFEQ; the protein is encoded by the exons ATGGCTGAAGCGAAACAAGGATTGAGGAAACCAGTATTCACCAAGGTAGCCCAGCTCCGCCCAGGTACTTCTGGGCACACTCTGATGGTAAAGGTTGTTAATACTAAGATGGTGTTACAGAAGGGTCGTGCCGATGACCGTCAAGCACGCCAAACGCGAATTGCTGAATGCTTGGTTGGTGATGAAACCGGATTGATTATCTTCACAGCTAGAAACGATCAAG TGGACTTGATGCAAGAAGGTTCTACCATAACCCTGCGGAATGCCAAGATTGACATGTTTAAAGGATCAATGAGACTTGCTGTGGACAAGTGGGGCCGTGTTGAAGTTGCTGAACCTGCCAGTTTCATGGTTAAGGAAGATAACAACCTCTCCCTGGTTGAATATGAACTTGTCCAAGTTTTTGAACAGTAA
- the LOC137737625 gene encoding polygalacturonase 1 beta-like protein 3, giving the protein MQQHTQLCLVTPLSLFFIFFSSLNVAIAAAGGSSGATENPFSPKAYLVRYWNKEVQNDAEKPSFLLSKASPLDAVGSAAFAKLAAQNGLSTRLPEFCSAANLLCFPDLAQSLEKHDKDANFAVYSDKNFTNYGTDRLAGVDSFKNYSLGENLPVDSFRRYSRDSVNHKDQFTSYANDGNVVDQSFNGYAAGATGGAGDFKKYADSVNVPHLGFNSYSDDSNGRSHGFTGYSENANAGDQSFTSYSKNGNGAPNEFTGYGTNANVVGSGFTAYGQSGNGANDKFNNYGNDQNNPANNFKSYGDGGNAGVETFTSYRERANVGDDSFQSYAKNSNGEKMDFTSYGKSFNIGSDKFTGYGKGARGQDIGFKIYGVNTTFKDYAKKETVSFKSYTKAGAGSVKAVPASGSMVKKWVEPGKFFRESMLKKGVVMPMPDIQDKMPKRSFLPRTILSKLPFATSKIAALKQIFHAADNSTMEKIIVDALQECERAPSAGETKRCVGSAEDMIDFATTILGRNIVVRSTENVNGAKHDVMIGSVKGINGGKVTQSVSCHQSLFPYLLYYCHSVPKVRVYEADLLDPVSNAKINHGVAICHLDTSAWSPTHGSFLALGSGPGRIEVCHWIFQNDMTWTIAD; this is encoded by the exons atgcagCAGCACACACAACTCTGCCTTGTGACTCCCCTCTCTCTGTTCTTTATCTTCTTCTCGTCTCTCAAT GTTGCTATCGCCGCCGCAGGCGGCAGCTCTGGTGCAACCGAAAACCCATTTTCGCCAAAGGCCTATCTGGTTCGTTACTGGAACAAAGAGGTCCAGAACGATGCTGAGAAGCCATCGTTTTTGCTCTCGAAGGCCTCACCATTGGACGCGGTGGGCTCGGCGGCCTTCGCGAAGCTAGCGGCTCAGAACGGCCTCTCGACTCGGCTGCCTGAGTTCTGCTCCGCAGCCAATCTTCTCTGCTTCCCCGATTTGGCACAGAGCCTAGAAAAGCACGACAAGGACGCGAATTTCGCGGTCTATTCAGACAAAAACTTCACCAATTACGGCACCGATCGGCTTGCCGGAGTCGACTCGTTCAAAAACTACTCGCTCGGCGAGAACCTCCCAGTCGACTCGTTCCGGCGGTACAGCCGCGACTCGGTCAACCACAAGGACCAGTTCACCAGCTACGCCAACGACGGGAACGTGGTGGACCAGAGCTTCAACGGCTACGCCGCCGGAGCCACCGGCGGCGCCGGCGATTTCAAGAAGTACGCCGACTCGGTGAACGTTCCCCACCTCGGATTCAACTCGTACTCGGACGATTCAAACGGCCGGTCCCACGGGTTCACGGGCTACAGTGAGAACGCCAACGCTGGCGACCAATCGTTCACTAGCTACTCCAAAAACGGCAATGGGGCCCCGAACGAGTTCACGGGCTACGGAACTAACGCCAATGTCGTCGGGTCCGGGTTCACGGCTTACGGCCAATCCGGGAACGGAGCAAACGACAAGTTCAATAATTACGGAAACGACCAGAATAATCCGGCGAACAATTTCAAGAGCTACGGCGACGGAGGCAATGCCGGAGTCGAGACATTCACCAGCTACAGAGAAAGAGCCAATGTCGGCGACGACTCGTTTCAGTCGTACGCCAAGAACTCCAACGGCGAGAAGATGGATTTCACGAGTTACGGCAAGTCGTTCAATATCGGGTCGGATAAGTTCACCGGGTACGGGAAGGGAGCGAGGGGGCAGGATATCGGGTTCAAGATCTACGGCGTGAACACGACTTTCAAGGACTACGCCAAGAAGGAGACCGTAAGTTTCAAAAGCTACACCAAGGCCGGCGCCGGCTCCGTAAAAGCGGTGCCGGCTAGCGGCAGTATGGTGAAAAAATGGGTGGAGCCGGGCAAATTCTTCCGGGAGTCGATGCTCAAGAAAGGAGTCGTGATGCCAATGCCCGACATTCAAGATAAAATGCCCAAAAGGTCGTTTCTGCCCCGGACAATTCTCTCCAAATTACCATTTGCCACTTCCAAAATCGCCGCCCTCAAGCAAATCTTCCACGCGGCGGATAACTCGACGATGGAGAAGATCATCGTCGACGCCCTGCAGGAATGCGAGCGAGCCCCCAGCGCCGGCGAGACGAAGCGCTGCGTCGGGTCCGCGGAGGACATGATTGACTTCGCCACCACCATCCTCGGCCGAAACATCGTCGTCCGGAGCACCGAGAACGTCAACGGGGCGAAGCACGACGTGATGATCGGATCGGTGAAGGGAATCAACGGCGGGAAAGTCACGCAGTCGGTGTCGTGCCACCAGAGCTTGTTCCCTTACCTACTCTATTACTGTCACTCTGTTCCAAAAGTTCGGGTATACGAAGCGGATCTTCTGGACCCGGTTTCGAACGCCAAGATCAACCACGGTGTTGCCATCTGTCACTTGGACACGTCTGCCTGGAGTCCGACTCATGGGTCTTTTTTGGCATTGGGCTCGGGTCCCGGTCGGATCGAAGTCTGCCACTGGATCTTCCAGAATGATATGACTTGGACTATTGCTgactga